Below is a window of Defluviimonas sp. SAOS-178_SWC DNA.
GCAATCGGCGCTCTTCGCGCCGCCAAGCTCGCGCCGGTTCTGGCTCCGGACGGCGCCCGCCTGGGAGCGGTTCGGCCACCGGGTCTCGTCGGTTCTGGCGGGGGGCGTGCTGATGCTCGAAGTGTCCAAGCAGGTCCATGCGCCCCAGCGGCCCGGCCTCGCCGCTGCCGTCAAGCGGCCGCTCAAGGTGCTCGAAGCGTTGCCGAAGCCGGCTGCGGAGCCGGCGTGACGCAGGTGCGGCGGCAAGGGCGCGAGATGCCGGGAACAGTGCGACACGGACCCCTTTCGAGGGGATTCTGGCTGCCCCGGCGGATGTTAACGTCCAAACTTCGAGTGCCGGAAATGCCGCACTTTGCCGCACGGCGGCGAAATGCCTGAAAAGGCACGATTTCCCGGTTCCCAATTAGTTCACCAAGGCGGTTGCGAGGCTCGAACGCCTCTGCTACACCCGCGCCGAATTCAGACGTGCGCCTACAGTGCACGCCATGGGTGGCCTCTGACCTGACAAAGAGGCGATGGGACAGAACAATCGGAAGGGTGGACGTGTCCGAACCAGCTTCGATATCCGCAGGGATCGCCGGACGCTATGCGACGGCCGTGTTTGAACTCGCCAAGGAAGCCAAGGGGCTCGCGGCGCTGGAAGCCGACATTACGGCGCTGGGCGGCGCATTGAATGACAGCGCCGAACTGCGCGCCGTCATCGCATCGCCGGTCTATTCCCGCGACGACCAGGCCAAGGCGATGGCGGCGCTTGCAAAGAAGATGAAGCTTTCGGCGACGCTTGCCGGCACGCTCGGCCTCATGGCCTCGAACCGCCGCCTCTTCGTCCTGCCGCAGCTTCTGTCGTCCCTTCAGGCGATGATCGCCGAAGAGAAGGGCGAGGTGACCGCCGACGTGACCGCCGCCGCCGCGCTGACCAAGGCGCAGTCGGACAAGCTGGCCGCGTCGCTGAAGAAGACGGTCGGCAAGACCGTCAAGCTCAATACCACCGTTGATGAAAGCCTCATCGGCGGACTTATCGTCAAAGTGGGCTCGAAGATGATCGACACCTCGATCCGCTCGAAGCTCGCTTCCCTCCAGAATGCTATGAAAGAGGTCGGATAATGGGAATCCAGGCAGCCGAGATCTCTGCGATCCTTAAGGAGCAGATCAAGAACTTCGGTCAGGAAGCGGAAGTGGCCGAAGTCGGCCGCGTCCTGTCGGTCGGTGACGGTATTGCGCGCGTCCACGGCCTCGACAACGTCCAGGCCGGCGAGATGGTCGAATTCCCCGGCGGCATCCGCGGGATGGCGCTCAACCTCGAAGTGGACAACGTCGGTATCGTTATCTTCGGCGACGACCGTTCGATCAAGGAAGGCGACACCGTCAAGCGCACCAAGTCCATCGTGGACGTGCCGGTCGGTGACGAGCTTCT
It encodes the following:
- a CDS encoding F0F1 ATP synthase subunit delta, whose product is MSEPASISAGIAGRYATAVFELAKEAKGLAALEADITALGGALNDSAELRAVIASPVYSRDDQAKAMAALAKKMKLSATLAGTLGLMASNRRLFVLPQLLSSLQAMIAEEKGEVTADVTAAAALTKAQSDKLAASLKKTVGKTVKLNTTVDESLIGGLIVKVGSKMIDTSIRSKLASLQNAMKEVG